Proteins co-encoded in one Theileria equi strain WA chromosome 3, complete sequence genomic window:
- a CDS encoding hypothetical protein (encoded by transcript BEWA_002380A), whose product MKLQVFLYTFTLFELCVCLGELGLGTTGHGSQSPFTLDLSSVDQGKVSVTESRHGDVKLQTLLVGSGHGINKVLYKGKQQWIAGIGPLAVLLNVVYKSDELQLLKVQGSGESAATLGLYKCKDGSCTRINEQEYNAKYGKLTGGVPKDGNTVDLSSLPKEGVEIKKPSPNSIYATLELTQITDIVKVVDGQQVLWHTIGTEKCISTSIFAENEKPLLVKLVIKSALREFDYFFENIRGQWWPSTSTFYNKKIEVLLETDKGSPPASSSCTLPFTFTVTLLFSVMDLW is encoded by the coding sequence ATGAAACTGCAAGTTTTTTTGTACACATTTACCCTATTTGAGCTTTGTGTTTGCCTCGGAGAACTTGGACTGGGAACTACTGGACACGGATCCCAGTCTCCATttactcttgacctttccAGCGTCGATCAGGGCAAAGTATCAGTGACCGAATCAAGACACGGTGATGTAAAGCTTCAGACGTTGCTAGTAGGAAGTGGACACGGGATCAACAAGGTTCTGTACAAGGGCAAACAGCAGTGGATTGCAGGCATAGGACCGCTTGCCGTCCTTCTAAACGTAGTATACAAATCTGATGAGCTACAACTGCTCAAGGTCCAGGGAAGTGGCGAAAGTGCCGCGACCTTAGGCCTCTACAAGTGCAAGGATGGAAGTTGCACAAGGATTAATGAACAAGAGTACAATGCCAAATACGGCAAACTCACAGGAGGTGTTCCGAAAGATGGAAATACAGTTGACCTATCGTCACTACCAAAAGAGGGTGTAGAAATCAAAAAGCCATCTCCTAATAGCATATATGCAACCCTGGAACTCACACAAATCACAGATATAGTCAAGGTTGTAGATGGACAACAAGTTCTTTGGCATACCATTGGCACAGAAAAGTGCATCTCTACCTCCATATTCGCAGAAAATGAGAAACCCTTGCTGGTAAAACTTGTCATAAAATCCGCCCTCAGAGAATTTGATTACttctttgagaatatcAGGGGACAGTGGTGGCCATCAACCTCAACGTTTTATAACAAGAAGATTGAAGTTTTGCTTGAAACAGACAAGGGCTCACCTCCAGCAAGTTCGTCCTGCACACTTCCGTTTACGTTCACAGTGACCTTACTTTTTAGCGTAATGGATTTATGGTAA
- a CDS encoding hypothetical protein (encoded by transcript BEWA_002360A), with the protein MYAIEALKAERIGHGLWVLDDPKVYEKVKEKGVHFEVCPWVIYFVSKRDYLNNHPIVKFKEDGVNYSINSDDSFMFRKGLNGNYSFLAERYGFTIDEFKRTNINAAKAAFLPEDEKEQLLERLYNAYGM; encoded by the coding sequence ATGTACGCCATTGAAGCATTAAAAGCAGAGAGAATAGGTCATGGATTGTGGGTTCTTGACGACCCAAAAGTTTATGAAAAAGTAAAGGAAAAAGGAGTCCACTTTGAAGTCTGTCCATGGGtcatttattttgtaaGCAAAAGGGACTATTTAAACAACCACCCAATTGTAAAGTTCAAGGAGGATGGAGTGAACTACTCGATAAATTCTGATGATTCGTTCATGTTCCGTAAAGGTCTAAATGGGAACTATTCCTTCTTGGCAGAGAGGTACGGTTTTACCATAGACGAATTCAAGAGGACTAATATAAATGCCGCAAAAGCTGCTTTTcttccagaggatgaaaaggagcAACTCTTGGAGAGGCTATACAATGCTTATGGAATGTAG
- a CDS encoding signal peptide-containing protein (encoded by transcript BEWA_002370A), which yields MRCVALVYMTFLFKLASCNGEDDKVRKLQRELGETDCKEIAELQALLDDKTEEELNLMFCAVPEEDVEFIREIFSEIDLQEDEDQDATDYGSKPGILEITRLNREHFSQYETDYRGVFHTTYFPKSTRALFSVLEYGKAVWTAEDGEECRVVEVHCTDEYLMIVLHLYKHGKLYFKHLLKVKEKWIEISLGEFFVRLNRSMNKTGNLKTNGPVPSEEEIVSRL from the coding sequence atgagGTGTGTAGCGCTTGTCTATATGACATTTCTTTTCAAGCTCGCTAGTTGCAAtggtgaagatgataaggTGCGCAAGTTACAGAGGGAGCTTGGAGAAACAGACTGCAAAGAGATTGCAGAACTTCAAGCTCTTTTAGATGACAAAactgaagaagagttgAATTTAATGTTTTGTGCGGTACCAGAAGAAGATGTGGAATTCATAAGGGAGATTTTTTCAGAAATAGACCTCCAAGAAGATGAGGACCAGGATGCTACAGACTATGGATCAAAGCCAGGTATCCTCGAAATCACTCGTCTCAACAGGGAGCATTTTTCGCAATACGAAACAGACTATAGAGGAGTGTTTCATACAacatattttccaaaaagtaCACGGGCTCTATTTTCAGTTCTTGAGTACGGGAAGGCCGTATGGACTGCTGAAGATGGCGAAGAATGTCGAGTCGTGGAGGTTCACTGCACAGACGAATACCTGATGATAGTCCTCCATCTTTACAAGCATGGCAAATTGTATTTCAAGCACCTTTTGAAGGTAAAGGAGAAATGGATAGAGATAAGTCTGGGTGAATTTTTCGTACGTTTAAACAGATCAATGAACAAGACAGGTAATTTGAAGACTAATGGACCAGTTCCAtctgaagaagagattgtCAGTCGTCTTTGA
- a CDS encoding transcription initiation protein Spt4 family member protein (encoded by transcript BEWA_002400A) — translation MEKEGIFDAEADDIDQDAKNSKFDFVPHDSTRKSKVDGDRSGLKLRACISCRLILTETQFYENGCGNCGFLQMDGDRRRTLDCTSANFSGLIAIMEPQKSWSARYNNLSDVIPGCYAISVTGVLPEFIRDEIDG, via the exons atggagaaagaAG GCATTTTTGACGCTGAAGCGGACGATATCGACCAAGATGCAAAGAATTCAAAGTTCGACTTTGTTCCACA CGACTCGACCAGAAAGAGCAAAGTGGATGGCGATCGTTCAGGTCTAAAGTTGCGCGCTTGCATTTCCTGCAGACTAATACTCACTGAAACTCAG TTTTATGAAAATGGTTGTGGAAACTGCGGATTTCTACAAATGGATGGAGACAGAAGGAGAACTTTGGATTGCACTAGCGCCAACTTCAGTGGATTAATCGCAATAATGGAGCCTCAAAAGTCGTGGTCCGCAAGATACAATAATCTGA GTGATGTAATTCCAGGATGCTATGCAATTTCCGTTACAGGAGTTCTCCCAGAGTTTATCAGGGATGAAATTGATGGTTAA
- a CDS encoding ABC transporter, ATP-binding protein domain-containing protein (encoded by transcript BEWA_002340A) yields MEEERATLEKKYHFWESEVEVVRKKTTAPNGRRFRYFDDKGIFNFVFMLWMYGWVKETAERYLDPYMLHPLPLADQILKWQPILSKHISDGIASLEVYEYMGKDGRKRAPKPIKYILCRAMILTFWKRLLTIFVGVVVMNGVGMSVAIFLHKLLRFLSEEDFKFVTFLSLTILIIILEQIKMIGMSHLDYCLERVSFLMDSCLRVTIFQHGLCYRRSQFGNFQAKGGQCNSIIHGCSGENLCTYNPLLCPARRYKNNEVTPKIYSLILNDARYIPYAVECASGLVDFLTSLTYGIILMSRQFNMRAMTILMVSLSLAVCMLFVEIINGILFKYYFGIRDNRISKSEEVISGLHLIERMALDDIGHDIITEARNDELVLVFIRFFISLINKVIFTAITCLDIIILVNDFVTQVRDATDIKIINPSGLLASVFVIMKIIGPLYLLPFRLKFFVISLNSFLRVERFFRTCSPNFYLPDNKFTGDIPLPEALPDEDKTLPKGLVVMFKKASFAWINSRKDLLDNTGTTCLRNLDFVLNTGDLAIITGAQGSGKTNFVKAILGDMTLVEGSMAVLPLSTNMPIFYASQEVWLQKGTIRANITFGHRFDEDIYNTVLKAIELEHDISTWEGGDLRKISEHGYSLSGGQRVRVGLARALYAYLIFSKTNRESESGHSLLVVLDDCFTSLDPFVARTIFKNLFNVNDGLLAKDDVATIITISKRILDACVSAESSESFPDAPIYFLENKGLVQRNKLKSLIEHEVGHIEPPKPSEDNMGLHTMPDRLRRMCSSDDYTRDGRRRSTESRYSNSPTVQMLYDRINFKRGENKNFKPYKVFFHAAGWPLFFFVVFTLLFSTLDNTKFIITSKISDSILDYASEHEGKLISISDIKDYSFRASRWIIVLSTLVMAGALLRLIAITGASFNVARRVHEYSITSLFANNSTALAIKKSLGSIITFLHIDMFFIDNFLSYFIHEICLLSIEVTVHMLTLFFMMPWSTPLALLLCFVIVRFIIYYCVKSCRNICRARLESYDLIGSTIESSIVGSPIYRSFKKEWELIHSLTEHVDYNLRCDYLSKSEIFWSSITSRGILALLSLFLLVFPLVKSRVSGTEVQVGYYAMTYSVFVSINTTLAVLIKLYCYLELYMGSFRRFENFIPPNTPLKFGDRKDIHRTDFVVDRSASAGGDQPSDENIKDSIRRRRRSEHAKRRAVHCTSLKMLLFKHKVNIFDVSKYAVSGYTRIKLDNVSVFITSRISKEKYAILKNVTCSADTSDIVGIVGRTGAGKSTLLSVLQNLARNRDGSVLLDGCDLNDMPKNVTRQIIGVLPQLPFVFRGWTVRRFIDPRMLFEDADINTVLEICGLLKFVENLSGGKGLDTIIIPDHYHKDMPRYYKRVYYGPTLKPHESSADNVNIDYGSALSNSQLRTLSVARLVLYREFFKILLVDEPPEDESGASKTAEVPIYELIKTHFQHCTTFIAAHDTSVLRLCTSVWVFHKGSLIKTCRTEDVIDSGSLSKIIEDCITTHA; encoded by the coding sequence atggaggaagaacgTGCTACTCTGGAGAAGAAATACcacttttgggagagtgaGGTGGAGGtggtaaggaagaagaccACGGCACCAAATGGTAGGCGATTCCGATATTTTGATGACAAGGGAATCTTTAATTTCGTGTTTATGCTATGGATGTATGGATGGGTTAAAGAAACGGCAGAAAGGTATCTAGATCCTTACATGCTCCACCCTCTCCCGCTGGCTGATCAGATTCTCAAATGGCAGCCTATTCTTTCTAAACACATTAGTGATGGTATCGCAAGCCTGGAAGTATATGAATACATGGGTAAGGATGGGCGAAAGCGAGCCCCCAAACCCATAAAGTACATCCTCTGCAGAGCCATGATACTGACGTTTTGGAAGAGACTACTCACCATATTTGTTGGTGTTGTTGTTATGAATGGTGTTGGCATGAGTGTAGCTATTTTCCTGCACAAGTTGCTTAGATTTTTATCAgaggaagattttaaatttgtgaCGTTTTTATCCTTGACTATTTTGATCATTATATTAGAGCAGATAAAGATGATCGGTATGAGTCATCTTGACTACTGTTTGGAGAGAGTTTCTTTTCTTATGGATTCTTGTCTGCGCGTTACTATATTTCAACACGGTTTATGCTACAGAAGGAGTCAATTTGGAAACTTTCAGGCAAAGGGAGGACAGTGCAACAGTATCATCCATGGATGTTCCGGAGAAAACTTGTGCACATATAATCCACTCTTGTGCCCAGCAAGGCGTTATAAAAACAATGAGGTCACACCAAAGATATACAGTCTGATTCTAAATGATGCACGCTATATTCCATATGCAGTTGAGTGTGCTTCTGGTttagtggattttttgaCATCACTAACTTATGGCATAATTCTCATGAGTCGCCAATTCAACATGAGAGCAATGACTATTCTCATGGTGTCTTTATCTTTGGCTGTTTGTATGTTATTTGTGgagattataaatggtatccttttcaaatattaCTTTGGAATTAGGGATAATAGGATTTCTAAATCTGAGGAAGTTATATCTGGCTTACACTTGATTGAGAGGATGGCACTTGATGACATTGGTCACGATATTATTACGGAGGCCAGAAACGACGAGCTAGTGTTGGTATTCATCCGTTTCTTTATATCGCTCATAAATAAGGTTATATTTACAGCGATCACTTGTTTGgatatcatcattttggTTAATGACTTTGTCACCCAAGTTAGGGATGCCACTGATATCAAGATCATCAATCCTTCGGGGCTATTGGCATCCGTATTTGTTATTATGAAGATCATTGGTCCCTTGTATTTGCTTCCATTTAGGCTAAAGTTCTTTGTAATTAGTCTTAATTCGTTCTTAAGAGTAGAACGTTTCTTCAGAACTTGTtcaccaaacttttatcttcCGGATAACAAGTTTACTGGGGATATTCCTCTGCCAGAGGCGCTACCTGATGAGGATAAGACACTGCCAAAAGGCCTAGTTGTAATGTTCAAGAAGGCCTCCTTTGCCTGGATCAATAGCAGGAAGGATCTTCTTGACAATACTGGTACTACTTGTCTTAGGaaccttgactttgtcctAAACACTGGTGACCTTGCCATCATTACTGGTGCTCAAGGTTCTGGAAAGaccaactttgtcaaggctattcttggtgacatgactctggtagaaggatcaatggctgTGTTACCTCTCTCTACcaacatgccaatattctatgcCTCTCAGGAAGTAtggctacaaaagggtaccatcAGGGCTAACATTACCTTTGGTCACAGgtttgatgaggatatcTACAACACAGTTCTGAAGGCTATTGAACTTGAACATGACATATCCACTTGGGAAGGAGGTGACTTGCGTAAGatctctgaacatggttACTCTCTCAGTGGAGGTCAGAGAGTAAGAGTTGGACTTGCTCGTGCCCTTTATGCTTAcctcatctttagcaaGACTAATAGGGAGAGTGAATCTGGACATTCCCTCCTTGTAGTCCTTGATGACTGTTTCACTAGCTTGGATCCATTCGTGGCGAGGACTATCttcaagaatctctttaatgttaatGATGGACTATTGGCCAAGGACGATGTTGCTACTATTATCACGATTTCCAAGCGTATATTAGATGCTTGTGTATCAGCTGAGTCATCGGAGTCATTCCCGGATGctccaatatattttctggagaaCAAGGGTCTTGTGCAGAGAAATAAGCTTAAATCCCTAATAGAGCACGAAGTTGGTCATATTGAACCTCCAAAACCTTCTGAAGATAATATGGGACTTCACACCATGCCTGACAGGTTACGTAGGATGTGCAGCTCTGATGACTATACTCGTGATGGACGAAGGAGATCAACAGAATCTAGATACTCTAATTCGCCAACAGTTCAGATGTTATATGACAGGATCAATTTTAAACGTGGTGAGAATAAGAACTTCAAACCATACAAAGTTTTTTTCCATGCAGCTGGTTGGCCTCTATTCTTCTTTGTCGTATTCActcttttgttttcaaCATTGGATAATACGAAGTTTATAATTACCTCAAAGATATCCGACTCTATCCTTGATTACGCAAGTGAACATGAAGGGAAATTAATCTCTATATCTGACATAAAAGATTATAGTTTTAGGGCATCAAGATGGATCATTGTTCTTTCAACATTAGTGATGGCTGGTGCATTACTTCGTCTTATAGCCATAACTGGTGCATCGTTTAATGTTGCAAGGAGGGTCCATGAGTACTCTATAACTTCTCTCTTTGCCAATAACTCTACAGCGTTGGCAATAAAGAAGTCTTTGGGAAGTATAATCACATTCTTACACATAGATATGTTTTTCATTGACAATTTTCTAAGCTATTTCATTCACGAGATTTGTCTATTGTCAATCGAGGTTACGGTTCACATGTTGACTCTGTTCTTTATGATGCCGTGGTCTACTCCATTGGCTCTTCTACTTTGCTTTGTCATTGTTAGGTTTATTATATACTACTGTGTGAAGTCGTGCAGGAACATTTGCCGTGCACGTTTGGAATCATATGATCTTATTGGTTCAACTATTGAATCCTCTATAGTGGGATCACCCATATATCGCAGTtttaaaaaggaatgggaGTTGATACACAGCTTGACTGAGCATGTTGATTATAACCTGAGGTGTGACTATCTTTCAAAGtctgaaatattttggagttcAATTACCTCTAGAGGTATACTCGCATTACTTTCTCTGTTCCTTCTCGTATTTCCTTTGGTTAAGTCTAGGGTGTCTGGCACAGAGGTACAGGTGGGCTATTATGCCATGACATATTCTGTCTTTGTAAGTATAAACACTACCCTTGCAGTCTTAATTAAGCTGTATTGTTATCTTGAACTTTACATGGGTTCGTTTAGAAGGTTCGAGAATtttattcctccaaatACTCCACTCAAATTTGGCGATAGGAAGGATATCCACCGGACAGATTTTGTCGTGGACCGTTCCGCATCAGCTGGAGGCGATCAGCCGTCCGATGAGAACATCAAGGACTCCATTCGTAGAAGGCGACGTAGTGAGCATGCCAAGAGAAGAGCTGTTCATTGCACTAGTCTCAAGATGCTCCTCTTTAAGCACAAGGTTAATATATTTGACGTGTCCAAGTACGCAGTTTCAGGGTATACCaggataaagttggataatGTTAGTGTATTCATAACCTCTAGGATATCGAAGGAGAAGTATGCTAttctcaagaatgttaCATGTTCAGCTGATACCTCGGACATTGTCGGCATTGTTGGTAGAACTGGCGCAGGAAAGTCTACCCTATTGTCAGTGCTCCAGAACCTGGCTAGAAATAGAGATGGTTCTGTTCTTCTGGACGGCTGTGACTTGaatgatatgccaaagaatgtgactAGGCAGATCATCGGAGTACTTCCTCAACTGCCATTTGTATTCAGGGGGTGGACTGTTCGCAGATTCATTGACCCTAGAATGCTATTTGAAGATGCTGATATTAACACAGTCTTGGAGATTTGTGGCTTACTCAAGTTTGTTGAGAACCTCTCAGGTGGCAAGGGTCTTGATACCATCATTATACCTGACCATTACCATaaggatatgccaaggtATTACAAGAGGGTATACTATGGGCCTACTTTAAAGCCACATGAGTCTTCCGCAGACAATGTCAATATTGACTATGGATCGGCACTCTCAAACTCACAATTACGTACACTATCAGTAGCAAGACTAGTGCTCTACAGGGAATTCTTCAAGATACTCTTGGTTGatgaacctccagaggatgaatcaGGGGCATCTAAAACCGCAGAGGTTCCTATTTATGAACTCATAAAGACACACTTTCAACAttgtacaacatttatagCAGCTCATGATACAAGTGTATTACGTCTCTGCACTTCAGTTTGGGTCTTCCACAAAGGTTCTCTCATCAAGACCTGCAGGACAGAGGATGTTATAGACAGCGGGTCACTCTCCAAGATTATAGAGGACTGTATCACTACACACGCTTAA
- a CDS encoding hypothetical protein (encoded by transcript BEWA_002350A) encodes MCGEIVTLDIFSPSPSLFIITDHVLYGVNHRAFVPKDGCSLVSVVDNRDTLWTGKDGEEFTGVHQYSREGYPSLLGIYSKDDESRREVCLEKNDDKWKVIDKLEFETKLYSMKDFAVPIRGSDSTVYGSKELVERLDDSKIELEFSDEPLENASDQAFTTGTASEYTMKPFAENMKELEYFRKVLLTKTPLPVVDEFTLDISNAPDEHFIKLVDDVDNGYKQKKYSPLYGTYKRTIDGTFNKVVDGPAVIWIAQPNERCGYVSCLTKDNKPELVTVAVCGRSDFVAFDRFAKDASGSWTSITVEAFERKMQTIKTTKKRCGCLPKCW; translated from the coding sequence ATGTGTGGAGAGATCGTTACTCTTGACATCTTTTCTCCCAGTCCTTCCCTGTTTATCATAACAGACCATGTACTTTATGGAGTGAATCATAGAGCTTTTGTCCCCAAGGATGGATGTTCTCTAGTATCAGTGGTGGATAACAGAGATACGCTTTGGACTGGTAAGGACGGTGAAGAGTTTACTGGTGTTCATCAGTATTCCAGGGAGGGGTACCCCTCTCTTCTCGGCATTTACAGTAAAGATGATGAGTCAAGAAGAGAAGTATGCCTAGAAaagaatgatgataaatggaaggTTATTGACAAGCTTGAATTTGAAACTAAACTTTACTCAATGAAAGACTTTGCTGTACCAATTAGGGGCTCAGATAGCACTGTATATGGTAGTAAAGAACTTGTGGAACGACTGGATGATTCCAAGATTGAACTAGAATTCTCTGATGAGCCTTTGGAAAATGCAAGTGATCAAGCATTTACAACTGGAACAGCATCAGAATATACAATGAAACCTTTTGCAGAAAATATGAAGGAACTTGAATATTTTAGGAAAGTTCTACTAACAAAGACACCGCTCCCAGTTGTCGACGAGTTtactcttgacatttccaaCGCTCCAGATGAACATTTCATAAAACTTGTTGATGACGTTGATAATGGCTATAAGCAGAAGAAATACTCTCCTCTCTATGGAACCTACAAGAGGACAATAGATGGGACATTCAACAAGGTTGTAGATGGTCCCGCTGTTATATGGATAGCACAGCCAAACGAGAGATGCGGATACGTCAGTTGTTTGACAAAGGACAATAAACCAGAACTTGTGACAGTGGCAGTTTGCGGAAGGAGTGACTTTGTCGCATTCGATCGTTTTGCTAAAGATGCTTCTGGATCGTGGACGAGTATAACCGTTGAAGCATTTGAGAGGAAAATGCAGACAATCAAGACCACGAAAAAGCGCTGTGGCTGTCTTCCAAAATGCTGGTAG
- a CDS encoding signal peptide-containing protein (encoded by transcript BEWA_002390A) has protein sequence MEATWLLIFLSLCGFCCCTDDRRVFLVLDVARLDIRQVNIEKKRSGEVEQIKFEPKEGVIIASVTYKRQNLWIGKNGETFSSAISYSKDGHLPLLFLNIRDKGSSRNSYFARYNDLWKPISKEDFGEKRKRMVNGLPSDYISAASFAIPLDLTALDFEHVVLSKGVIDGVTYVAYFADSKAVFTSVVLKTGEVWFGDAGQECTNVSIYFRKKLPALISLQISYCGEPALEYFAPANGTWLKISHEEFNEKFENLKDASKGYDVYSKSAYTPIQVELDLANVQLNKIKVQEKKSGTVNLKFFSVDSAYSLGRVCSGKSTIWKPESDEECRCVVLFSKKGYPPILALSYETIEEIVVEYFEKKGRKWINIQRKGFNEKIEKMREGEPSLTHGKALRGYDSFYIMDINSLCNNNLQVVRPSAESPYLVIHPLPGTTVTEVVEGEVKIWKRKDSEDCFSASFMVMDGDPKLAKLMIRDGSRLFTLYFKREDLWVKITAREYNSNTRNVKEEYEIDDYDDEEDSFFTVSHTLLILTLTCIVFL, from the coding sequence ATGGAAGCTACATGGCTTCTGATCTTCCTCTCTCTCTGCGGTTTTTGTTGCTGCACGGATGATCGCAGAGTATTTTTGGTGCTAGATGTCGCGCGTCTAGACATCCGGCAGGTGAATATAGAAAAGAAGAGATCAGGCGAGGTTGAACAGATCAAATTTGAGCCGAAAGAAGGCGTTATTATAGCTTCTGTAACCTACAAGAGGCAGAATCTCTGGATTGGGAAGAACGGAGAGACGTTTTCTTCTGCGATATCCTATTCAAAGGATGGACATCTTCCACTCTTATTTCTTAACATAAGAGATAAGGGATCCTCGCGTAACAGTTACTTTGCCCGGTATAATGATCTATGGAAGCCAATAAGTAAGGAAGACTTTGGGGAGAAGCGCAAGCGGATGGTGAATGGATTACCCTCAGATTATATATCTGCGGCTTCATTTGCCATACCATTGGATCTTACAGCTCTAGATTTTGAACATGTAGTATTGTCCAAGGGAGTCATCGATGGAGTCACCTATGTAGCTTACTTTGCGGATAGCAAAGCCGTCTTTACTAGTGTTGTATTAAAAACTGGAGAAGTATGGTTTGGAGATGCTGGACAGGAATGTACAAATGTTTCGATATACTTCAGGAAGAAGCTACCAGCACTAATATCTTTGCAAATTAGTTACTGTGGAGAACCAGCTcttgaatattttgcacCTGCTAATGGCACTTGGCTAAAGATAAGTCATGAAGAGTTTAacgaaaagtttgaaaaCTTAAAGGATGCTTCAAAGGGATACGATGTATATTCTAAGTCTGCATACACTCCAATTCAAGTCGAATTGGATTTGGCTAATGTGCAACTAAATAAGATAAAGGTACAAGAAAAAAAGTCCGGAACTGTGAATTTAAAGTTTTTTTCTGTAGACAGTGCCTACTCTTTAGGGAGAGTTTGTTCCGGTAAATCAACAATTTGGAAGCCTGAATCCGATGAAGAATGTCGGTGCGttgttttattttcaaaGAAGGGTTATCCACCTATTTTGGCTTTAAGCTACGAGACTATTGAGGAGATTGTggtagaatattttgaaaaaaagGGTAGGAAATGGATTAATATCCAAAGAAAGGGTTTTAATGAAAAAATCGAAAAAATGAGGGAAGGGGAACCATCACTCACACATGGTAAAGCCCTCCGCGGTTATGATTCTTTTTATATTATGGACATAAACTCTCTATGTAATAACAATTTACAAGTTGTCAGACCCTCCGCTGAAAGTCCGTACCTGGTCATACACCCACTCCCAGGGACGACAGTAACCGAAGTTGTGGAAGGTGAAGTGAAGATATGGAAACGCAAGGATTCTGAAGATTGCTTTTCTGCTTCATTTATGGTCATGGATGGAGATCCAAAACTTGCAAAACTCATGATAAGAGATGGTTCCAGACTATTCACGttatattttaaaaggGAAGATCTCTGGGTTAAAATCACTGCAAGGGAATATAATTCTAATACTCGCAATgtcaaggaagaatatgaGATCGACGATTATgacgatgaagaagattctTTCTTTACAGTTTCACACACACTTTTGATACTCACACTCACTTGTATAGTATTTCTTTAA